From Monomorium pharaonis isolate MP-MQ-018 chromosome 9, ASM1337386v2, whole genome shotgun sequence, the proteins below share one genomic window:
- the LOC105830956 gene encoding protein croquemort isoform X2, translating into MANNEVEFSVPQESKTRTYAISTQTSVRPVPPIKMERSRKKVIIISIVGLVIMVLGIIVGSLWATTIYDLIFVKILTLTKTSFTFDLWVKTPIPMYFKFYMFNWTNPDQFYASSNVKPHFQEMGPYVFREVDTKLNLIWNNNGTVTFLRKKEWFFEESLSNGSLTDEITNLNPIVATIAHTLKYKPPFVRKLVDEVMVSLGEKLVLTKNVKTLIFDGYNDTLLNIALKMKVTKIPYSKFAWFYARNGSDTYDGTFNIFTGADDLYNMGMMSEWNFSNRTDKYDGSCGKIRGSLGDFWPPLKNNKTLSIFLPDICTSLDLQYENTTEVQDITGNKYIANKYMLDNGKSVPSRKCYCPNGNCGPSGTLNISSCKYDAPAFVSMPHFYLADPSYRENITGMSPDENKHSLMLILEPTTGVPLAVKAQVQLNLLLEPVKDTSMFENIKKTYIPMLWFTQEANLTAEYAKKVQLFLILKSLGTVTFFGIGGIGVLIVFIAVFVYIRQRWQGEEGQILISKYDGDVRTRNEM; encoded by the exons atggcTAATAACGAGGTTGAATTCTCAGTCCCACAGGAATCTAAAACGCGAACGTATGCAATCTCTACGCAGACGTCAGTCCg ACCTGTACCTCCCATAAAAATGGAGCGATCCCGtaagaaagttataattatttcaatcgtCGGTTTAGTAATTATGGTTCTTGGAATAATCGTAGGATCACTTTGGGCCACAACAATATATGATTTGATATTTGTAAAG aTATTGACGTTAACAAAAACATCCTTCACTTTCGATTTATGGGTGAAAACTCCTATTCCAATGTACTTCAAGTTCTATATGTTCAATTGGACTAATCCAGATCAGTTTTATGCATCGTCAAATGTTAAACCGCACTTTCAGGAAATGGGGCCTTATGTTTTTCG AGAAGTTGATACTAAATTGAATCTAATATGGAACAATAACGGAACTGTCACGTTTCTTAGGAAGAAGGAATGGTTCTTTGAGGAATCTCTGTCCAATGGGAGTCTAACCGACGAGATTACCAATTTGAACCCGATAGTCGCG aCGATTGCCCATACGCTAAAATATAAGCCTCCGTTCGTACGTAAGTTAGTCGATGAAGTTATGGTGAGTTTAGGAGAGAAGCTAGTATTAactaaaaatgtgaaaacgcTGATTTTCGACGGATATAATGACACGTTGTTGAACATTGCGCTAAAGATGAAAGTAACCAAAATACCTTACTCTAAATTTGCATGGTTCTATGCG AGGAATGGTTCGGATACCTACGACGGCACGTTCAACATATTTACTGGAGCTGATGATTTATACAACATGGGAATGATGTCAGAATGGAATTTCAGTAACCGAACAGATAAATATGATGGTTCGTGTGGTAAGATACGTGGATCATTGGGAGATTTTTGGCCAcctttaaagaataataagaCATTGTCTATATTTCTCCCTGATATTTGCAC ATCTTTGGATTTACAGTACGAAAATACAACGGAAGTTCAAGATATAACAGGAAACAAATATATCGCAAACAAATATATGCTCGATAATGGTAAATCTGTACCGTCAAGAAAATGTTATTGTCCTAATGGGAATTGTGGACCTAGCggaacattaaatatttcatcttGCAAATATGATGCGCCAGCTTTTGTTAGTATGCCACACTTTTATCTAGCAGACCCGAGTTACAGAGAAAACATAACGGGAATGTCACCAGatgaaaataaacattcactAATGCTCATTTTGGAACCG accACAGGTGTTCCACTCGCAGTTAAGGCGCAAGTGCAGTTAAATTTGTTACTGGAACCGGTGAAAGATACAAG taTGTTCGAGAATATAAAGAAGACTTATATTCCAATGCTGTGGTTTACTCAAGAGGCTAATTTAACTGCCGAATATGCGAAGAAAGTTCagctatttttaattcttaaatcaTTAGGTACCGTAACCTTTTTCGGAATAGGGGGAATCGGAGTTTTAATAGTCTTCATCGCAGTCTTTGTTTATATACGACAAAGATGGCAAGGAGAGGAAGGCCAGATATTAATATCCAAGTACGATGGCGATGTTAGAACAAGAAACGAAATGTAA
- the LOC105830956 gene encoding protein croquemort isoform X1, with protein sequence MDDSIEVIALEDIACIKPVPPIKMERSRKKVIIISIVGLVIMVLGIIVGSLWATTIYDLIFVKILTLTKTSFTFDLWVKTPIPMYFKFYMFNWTNPDQFYASSNVKPHFQEMGPYVFREVDTKLNLIWNNNGTVTFLRKKEWFFEESLSNGSLTDEITNLNPIVATIAHTLKYKPPFVRKLVDEVMVSLGEKLVLTKNVKTLIFDGYNDTLLNIALKMKVTKIPYSKFAWFYARNGSDTYDGTFNIFTGADDLYNMGMMSEWNFSNRTDKYDGSCGKIRGSLGDFWPPLKNNKTLSIFLPDICTSLDLQYENTTEVQDITGNKYIANKYMLDNGKSVPSRKCYCPNGNCGPSGTLNISSCKYDAPAFVSMPHFYLADPSYRENITGMSPDENKHSLMLILEPTTGVPLAVKAQVQLNLLLEPVKDTSMFENIKKTYIPMLWFTQEANLTAEYAKKVQLFLILKSLGTVTFFGIGGIGVLIVFIAVFVYIRQRWQGEEGQILISKYDGDVRTRNEM encoded by the exons ATGGACGATAGTATCGAGGTGATCGCTTTAGAAGACATCGCATGTATCAA ACCTGTACCTCCCATAAAAATGGAGCGATCCCGtaagaaagttataattatttcaatcgtCGGTTTAGTAATTATGGTTCTTGGAATAATCGTAGGATCACTTTGGGCCACAACAATATATGATTTGATATTTGTAAAG aTATTGACGTTAACAAAAACATCCTTCACTTTCGATTTATGGGTGAAAACTCCTATTCCAATGTACTTCAAGTTCTATATGTTCAATTGGACTAATCCAGATCAGTTTTATGCATCGTCAAATGTTAAACCGCACTTTCAGGAAATGGGGCCTTATGTTTTTCG AGAAGTTGATACTAAATTGAATCTAATATGGAACAATAACGGAACTGTCACGTTTCTTAGGAAGAAGGAATGGTTCTTTGAGGAATCTCTGTCCAATGGGAGTCTAACCGACGAGATTACCAATTTGAACCCGATAGTCGCG aCGATTGCCCATACGCTAAAATATAAGCCTCCGTTCGTACGTAAGTTAGTCGATGAAGTTATGGTGAGTTTAGGAGAGAAGCTAGTATTAactaaaaatgtgaaaacgcTGATTTTCGACGGATATAATGACACGTTGTTGAACATTGCGCTAAAGATGAAAGTAACCAAAATACCTTACTCTAAATTTGCATGGTTCTATGCG AGGAATGGTTCGGATACCTACGACGGCACGTTCAACATATTTACTGGAGCTGATGATTTATACAACATGGGAATGATGTCAGAATGGAATTTCAGTAACCGAACAGATAAATATGATGGTTCGTGTGGTAAGATACGTGGATCATTGGGAGATTTTTGGCCAcctttaaagaataataagaCATTGTCTATATTTCTCCCTGATATTTGCAC ATCTTTGGATTTACAGTACGAAAATACAACGGAAGTTCAAGATATAACAGGAAACAAATATATCGCAAACAAATATATGCTCGATAATGGTAAATCTGTACCGTCAAGAAAATGTTATTGTCCTAATGGGAATTGTGGACCTAGCggaacattaaatatttcatcttGCAAATATGATGCGCCAGCTTTTGTTAGTATGCCACACTTTTATCTAGCAGACCCGAGTTACAGAGAAAACATAACGGGAATGTCACCAGatgaaaataaacattcactAATGCTCATTTTGGAACCG accACAGGTGTTCCACTCGCAGTTAAGGCGCAAGTGCAGTTAAATTTGTTACTGGAACCGGTGAAAGATACAAG taTGTTCGAGAATATAAAGAAGACTTATATTCCAATGCTGTGGTTTACTCAAGAGGCTAATTTAACTGCCGAATATGCGAAGAAAGTTCagctatttttaattcttaaatcaTTAGGTACCGTAACCTTTTTCGGAATAGGGGGAATCGGAGTTTTAATAGTCTTCATCGCAGTCTTTGTTTATATACGACAAAGATGGCAAGGAGAGGAAGGCCAGATATTAATATCCAAGTACGATGGCGATGTTAGAACAAGAAACGAAATGTAA
- the LOC105830956 gene encoding protein croquemort isoform X3 has translation MERSRKKVIIISIVGLVIMVLGIIVGSLWATTIYDLIFVKILTLTKTSFTFDLWVKTPIPMYFKFYMFNWTNPDQFYASSNVKPHFQEMGPYVFREVDTKLNLIWNNNGTVTFLRKKEWFFEESLSNGSLTDEITNLNPIVATIAHTLKYKPPFVRKLVDEVMVSLGEKLVLTKNVKTLIFDGYNDTLLNIALKMKVTKIPYSKFAWFYARNGSDTYDGTFNIFTGADDLYNMGMMSEWNFSNRTDKYDGSCGKIRGSLGDFWPPLKNNKTLSIFLPDICTSLDLQYENTTEVQDITGNKYIANKYMLDNGKSVPSRKCYCPNGNCGPSGTLNISSCKYDAPAFVSMPHFYLADPSYRENITGMSPDENKHSLMLILEPTTGVPLAVKAQVQLNLLLEPVKDTSMFENIKKTYIPMLWFTQEANLTAEYAKKVQLFLILKSLGTVTFFGIGGIGVLIVFIAVFVYIRQRWQGEEGQILISKYDGDVRTRNEM, from the exons ATGGAGCGATCCCGtaagaaagttataattatttcaatcgtCGGTTTAGTAATTATGGTTCTTGGAATAATCGTAGGATCACTTTGGGCCACAACAATATATGATTTGATATTTGTAAAG aTATTGACGTTAACAAAAACATCCTTCACTTTCGATTTATGGGTGAAAACTCCTATTCCAATGTACTTCAAGTTCTATATGTTCAATTGGACTAATCCAGATCAGTTTTATGCATCGTCAAATGTTAAACCGCACTTTCAGGAAATGGGGCCTTATGTTTTTCG AGAAGTTGATACTAAATTGAATCTAATATGGAACAATAACGGAACTGTCACGTTTCTTAGGAAGAAGGAATGGTTCTTTGAGGAATCTCTGTCCAATGGGAGTCTAACCGACGAGATTACCAATTTGAACCCGATAGTCGCG aCGATTGCCCATACGCTAAAATATAAGCCTCCGTTCGTACGTAAGTTAGTCGATGAAGTTATGGTGAGTTTAGGAGAGAAGCTAGTATTAactaaaaatgtgaaaacgcTGATTTTCGACGGATATAATGACACGTTGTTGAACATTGCGCTAAAGATGAAAGTAACCAAAATACCTTACTCTAAATTTGCATGGTTCTATGCG AGGAATGGTTCGGATACCTACGACGGCACGTTCAACATATTTACTGGAGCTGATGATTTATACAACATGGGAATGATGTCAGAATGGAATTTCAGTAACCGAACAGATAAATATGATGGTTCGTGTGGTAAGATACGTGGATCATTGGGAGATTTTTGGCCAcctttaaagaataataagaCATTGTCTATATTTCTCCCTGATATTTGCAC ATCTTTGGATTTACAGTACGAAAATACAACGGAAGTTCAAGATATAACAGGAAACAAATATATCGCAAACAAATATATGCTCGATAATGGTAAATCTGTACCGTCAAGAAAATGTTATTGTCCTAATGGGAATTGTGGACCTAGCggaacattaaatatttcatcttGCAAATATGATGCGCCAGCTTTTGTTAGTATGCCACACTTTTATCTAGCAGACCCGAGTTACAGAGAAAACATAACGGGAATGTCACCAGatgaaaataaacattcactAATGCTCATTTTGGAACCG accACAGGTGTTCCACTCGCAGTTAAGGCGCAAGTGCAGTTAAATTTGTTACTGGAACCGGTGAAAGATACAAG taTGTTCGAGAATATAAAGAAGACTTATATTCCAATGCTGTGGTTTACTCAAGAGGCTAATTTAACTGCCGAATATGCGAAGAAAGTTCagctatttttaattcttaaatcaTTAGGTACCGTAACCTTTTTCGGAATAGGGGGAATCGGAGTTTTAATAGTCTTCATCGCAGTCTTTGTTTATATACGACAAAGATGGCAAGGAGAGGAAGGCCAGATATTAATATCCAAGTACGATGGCGATGTTAGAACAAGAAACGAAATGTAA
- the LOC105830955 gene encoding intraflagellar transport protein 57 homolog, translating to MFRDSQKIVVEDGLAPSAPYVINIRMEDMLEKLKLLNYDAEFVQELKMKPINRHHFVIPTNPGEQFYTFTCLAAWLIRKAGRSFEMPQESDDPNSTIALILDYLREIDVSVEFPPNKLKQGSGEHAVYVLDNLADNALKVEKFKWKRVNITPDEPTPEPDIEDDEAELILEKVEEEMMAEYDDDDHDVLHIDDITKLYAQNINETQKLDSYLESTTNREEWQLELERVLPRLKVTVKTDSRDWRAHIEQMKQLRTNIATNLGGTKTHLNKIHTDIGNTLDKIKTRETYLNRQLEPSLTEYRSLQEELSKIKEQYRDVSGGVTERTRVLNKLMEELEHIKREMDERGSSMTDGTPLINIKKTITRMRNEISEMNIRIGVLEYSLMCARVRDRTQLREDMNSTSVII from the exons ATGTTTCGAGATAGTCAAAAGATCGTTGTGGAGGACGGGCTTGCCCCGTCGGCACCATATGTCATAAACATTCGAATGGAGGATATGTTGGAGAAATTAAAGCTGTTGAATTACGACGCGGAATTCGTACAGGAACTAAAAATGAAACCAATCAATAG GCATCACTTTGTAATTCCGACGAATCCCGGTGAACAGTTTTACACGTTTACTTGCTTGGCTGCGTGGCTGATTAGAAAGGCGGGGAGGAGCTTTGAAATGCCACAAGAGTCGGACGATCCCAATTCCACGATAGCACTGATATTAGATTACCTCAGAGAAATTGACGTATCTGTGGAGTTCCCTCCTAACAAACTCAAACAGGGTAGCGGGGAGCACGCGGTATACGTTTTGGATAATTTAGCGGACAACGCTTTAAAGGTGGAAAAATTCAAATGGAAAAG GGTAAATATTACACCCGATGAACCCACCCCGGAACCGGATATCGAAGATGATGAAGCAGAGTTGATCTTGGAGAAAGTAGAGGAGGAAATGATGGCCGAGTACGACGATGATGATCACGATGTCTTGCACATAGACGACATTACAAAGCTTTACGCGCAAAATATT AACGAGACGCAAAAACTAGACAGCTATTTGGAGTCCACAACTAACAGGGAAGAGTGGCAATTGGAATTGGAAAGAGTTTTACCTCGTTTGAAAGTGACCGTTAAGACAG ACTCGAGAGACTGGAGAGCGCATATCGAGCAAATGAAGCAGCTGCGCACGAACATCGCGACCAATCTTGGCGGGACGAAAACTCACCTGAACAAAATTCACACCGATATCGGGAATACCTTGGATAAAATCAAAACCAGAGAGACTTATCTTAATCGCCAGCTCGAGCCATCTTTAACAGAATATCGCTCACTGCAA gAAGAGCTATCGAAAATCAAGGAACAATATAGAGACGTCAGTGGCGGCGTTACCGAACGAACGCGGGTTCTTAATAAGTTAATGGAGGAGTTGGAGCacataaaaagagaaatggACGAGAGAGGGTCCAGCATGACTGACGGAA CGCCGCTTATCAACATAAAGAAGACGATCACGAGGATGAGGAACGAAATCTCCGAGATGAACATACGAATCGGCGTGCTGGAGTACAGCTTGATGTGCGCGAGAGTGCGGGATCGGACGCAGTTACGGGAGGATATGAACAGCACCTCGGTGATAATTTAA